One genomic region from Jiangella sp. DSM 45060 encodes:
- a CDS encoding ABC transporter substrate-binding protein codes for MRRSLVLPVAMIAGTAMITLAACTDVPSTAGDDDPVEAADLGDGEPGAAEDTEITVAIPFPDITMYSMYVVGTELGFYEDEGLSVEVITADNVNAAVSSGSADIGVESAGAVIEAVRAGVGVMPLAGHFCRQNFDFAVQPGVTSVDQLAGTDVVLAGTTGDPAEFQRQRVLKEEGWDLEGVDVDIVYPGPDSATWREFFVTDRVSLIPFYGDDRPALDEYGANIVVEALRPWANDLHVAGKGWLADNPNTAVRFLRATMKSLEHILAPGVGEVPENKDEILDIYAANDFEVDELRVQDHPWVLDGHLACPNLYFDQEAWDTTIETQQLDPLPFDEHVDLSYLNKAQELLGLEAAMPSEELVYP; via the coding sequence ATGCGCAGATCACTGGTGCTGCCAGTCGCCATGATCGCCGGCACGGCCATGATCACGCTCGCGGCCTGCACCGACGTGCCGTCTACGGCCGGGGACGACGATCCGGTCGAGGCGGCCGACCTCGGTGACGGCGAACCGGGAGCCGCCGAGGACACCGAAATCACCGTCGCGATCCCCTTTCCGGACATCACCATGTACTCCATGTACGTCGTGGGCACGGAGTTGGGCTTCTACGAGGACGAAGGTCTTTCCGTGGAAGTGATCACCGCCGACAACGTCAATGCCGCGGTGTCGAGCGGAAGCGCCGACATCGGCGTGGAAAGTGCCGGCGCGGTGATCGAAGCGGTGCGCGCGGGGGTCGGCGTCATGCCGCTCGCCGGGCACTTCTGCCGGCAGAACTTCGACTTCGCCGTGCAGCCCGGCGTCACCTCCGTCGACCAGCTGGCCGGCACCGACGTCGTGCTGGCCGGCACCACCGGCGACCCGGCCGAGTTCCAGCGCCAGCGGGTGCTGAAGGAGGAGGGCTGGGACCTCGAAGGCGTCGACGTCGACATCGTCTACCCGGGCCCCGACTCCGCCACCTGGCGCGAGTTCTTCGTCACCGACCGCGTCTCCCTGATCCCGTTCTACGGCGACGACCGGCCCGCGCTGGACGAGTACGGCGCGAACATCGTCGTCGAGGCGCTGCGGCCGTGGGCCAACGACCTGCACGTCGCCGGCAAGGGCTGGCTGGCCGACAACCCGAACACGGCGGTCCGGTTCCTGCGCGCCACCATGAAGTCGCTGGAGCACATCCTCGCGCCCGGCGTCGGCGAGGTCCCGGAGAACAAGGACGAGATCCTCGACATCTACGCGGCCAACGACTTCGAGGTCGACGAGCTGCGTGTGCAGGACCACCCGTGGGTGCTGGACGGGCACCTGGCCTGCCCGAACCTGTACTTCGACCAGGAGGCGTGGGACACCACCATCGAGACACAGCAGCTGGACCCGCTGCCGTTCGACGAGCACGTCGACCTGTCCTACCTGAACAAGGCGCAGGAGCTGCTCGGCCTGGAGGCCGCGATGCCCTCTGAGGAGCTGGTCTACCCGTGA
- a CDS encoding ABC transporter ATP-binding protein — protein sequence MGISLATEAGQPPGRRPQDRRPLISVRGLSVRYGAGRKGKQVVAIEDVNLDVFPGEVLTVLGPSGCGKTTMMNTVAGIVPATEGTVTVDGAPVTGPGPDRAVVFQDYALMPWRTVAANVRFGMEMQTKLRGRDADRQVKDAIELVGLTGFENAYPRELSGGMQQRVGLARALVAEPAILLMDEPLGAVDALTREVMRGELERIISTTGKTVMFITHSIEEAILLGDRVAVFSRHPGTVAEILDVDLPRPRSERAAQGDSRYVELRNHLWDVLENDARDAAKDQR from the coding sequence ATGGGCATCTCGCTCGCCACCGAGGCCGGCCAGCCGCCGGGGCGCCGCCCGCAGGACCGCCGGCCGCTCATCAGCGTCCGCGGCCTGTCGGTCCGCTACGGCGCCGGCCGGAAGGGCAAGCAGGTGGTCGCGATCGAGGACGTGAACCTCGACGTGTTCCCGGGTGAGGTGCTGACGGTGCTCGGGCCCAGCGGCTGCGGCAAGACCACGATGATGAACACCGTCGCCGGCATCGTGCCCGCGACGGAGGGCACGGTCACGGTCGACGGCGCGCCGGTCACCGGCCCCGGGCCGGACCGCGCGGTCGTCTTCCAGGACTACGCGCTGATGCCGTGGCGGACGGTCGCGGCGAACGTGCGCTTCGGCATGGAGATGCAGACGAAGCTGCGCGGCCGCGACGCCGACCGGCAGGTGAAGGACGCGATCGAGCTGGTCGGGCTGACCGGCTTCGAGAACGCCTACCCGCGTGAGCTGTCCGGCGGCATGCAGCAGCGGGTCGGCCTCGCCCGGGCGCTGGTCGCCGAGCCGGCGATCCTGCTGATGGACGAGCCGCTCGGCGCGGTCGACGCGCTCACCCGCGAGGTCATGCGCGGCGAGCTGGAGCGGATCATCTCCACGACCGGCAAGACGGTCATGTTCATCACGCACAGCATCGAGGAGGCGATCCTGCTCGGCGACCGGGTGGCGGTGTTCAGCCGCCATCCCGGCACGGTGGCGGAGATCCTCGACGTCGACCTGCCCCGCCCGCGCTCCGAGCGGGCCGCCCAGGGCGACTCGCGCTACGTCGAGCTGCGCAACCACCTCTGGGACGTGCTCGAGAACGACGCCCGCGACGCCGCGAAGGACCAGCGGTGA
- a CDS encoding alcohol dehydrogenase catalytic domain-containing protein, whose protein sequence is MTGAAVVAPGGADGVVVGPLPLPRPAAGEVLVAVRTVGANHLDLHVMNGRGPGAAARLPLVPGIDPAGEIVEQGPDVPGDRRGEQVVVKPNIACGTCRYCRAGEDADCTDQRVVGGHRDGGAAQYVAVPARAAIPIGGLGHATATAAVHSVPIALHAIAAAGGIEADATVLVTGATGAIGSAAVQLARHAGARVLAASTSADVTTAGAEPLRYAEPDDLPELVAARAPGGADVVVDGTGRADVLTAAARCLAWRGRLVLCAASSAGQLRLDPRMFYQRRHTVVGAASAGYEDVVRALELVAAGVVVPEIAAEYPLAEIHAAWAALGDRGRRGKVVIRVR, encoded by the coding sequence ATGACCGGCGCGGCGGTGGTCGCGCCGGGCGGGGCCGACGGTGTCGTCGTCGGGCCGCTGCCGCTGCCGCGCCCGGCCGCCGGCGAGGTGCTGGTCGCGGTGCGGACGGTCGGCGCGAACCACCTCGACCTGCACGTCATGAACGGACGGGGTCCCGGTGCGGCGGCGCGGCTGCCGCTGGTCCCCGGCATCGACCCGGCCGGCGAGATCGTCGAGCAGGGCCCGGACGTGCCCGGCGACCGGCGCGGCGAGCAGGTCGTCGTCAAGCCGAACATCGCCTGCGGGACCTGCCGGTACTGCCGGGCCGGCGAGGACGCCGACTGCACCGACCAGCGGGTCGTCGGCGGGCACCGCGACGGCGGCGCGGCGCAGTACGTCGCGGTGCCGGCCCGCGCCGCGATCCCCATCGGCGGGCTCGGCCACGCCACCGCCACCGCCGCCGTGCACAGCGTCCCCATCGCGCTGCACGCCATCGCGGCGGCCGGCGGCATCGAGGCCGACGCGACGGTCCTGGTCACCGGCGCGACCGGCGCCATCGGATCGGCCGCCGTGCAACTGGCCCGGCACGCCGGCGCGCGCGTGCTCGCCGCGTCGACGTCGGCGGACGTCACGACCGCGGGCGCCGAGCCGCTGCGCTATGCCGAACCGGACGACCTGCCGGAGCTGGTCGCGGCCCGTGCACCCGGCGGTGCGGACGTCGTCGTCGACGGCACCGGCCGGGCCGACGTGCTGACGGCGGCGGCGCGCTGCCTGGCCTGGCGCGGCCGGCTGGTGCTGTGCGCCGCGTCGTCCGCCGGGCAACTGCGGCTGGACCCGCGGATGTTCTACCAGCGGCGGCACACGGTCGTCGGCGCGGCGTCGGCCGGCTACGAGGACGTCGTCCGGGCCCTGGAGCTGGTGGCCGCCGGCGTCGTCGTCCCCGAGATCGCCGCCGAGTATCCGCTGGCCGAGATCCACGCCGCCTGGGCGGCCCTGGGCGACCGCGGCCGGCGCGGGAAGGTCGTGATCCGTGTCCGATGA
- a CDS encoding OsmC family protein: protein MSDELTNAPHLREVVLSTRERLSREPGAARMRPWVSTRLEQDVRAVARFMQYDQPYEFRCDESVARAGLGSAPSPMRYLLSGLAFCLQVWCAKVAALHDAALHELQIDVRTLLDMRGEHLVDDVPAHPQWFVLDVRLRSPASPDAVISVVREAARRCPVTSLVRAAVPVHLLITHNGTTTYDDRPDELSEEHEEMTTR from the coding sequence GTGTCCGATGAGCTGACCAACGCACCGCACCTGCGCGAGGTCGTGCTGTCGACCCGCGAGCGGCTGTCCCGCGAGCCCGGCGCGGCGCGCATGCGCCCCTGGGTGTCCACCCGGCTGGAGCAGGATGTGCGGGCCGTCGCCCGGTTCATGCAGTACGACCAGCCGTACGAGTTCCGCTGCGACGAGTCGGTCGCCCGGGCCGGCCTCGGCTCGGCGCCCAGCCCGATGCGGTACCTGCTCAGCGGGTTGGCGTTCTGCCTACAGGTCTGGTGCGCGAAGGTGGCCGCCCTGCACGACGCGGCCCTGCATGAGCTGCAGATCGATGTACGCACCCTGCTGGACATGCGCGGCGAACACCTGGTCGACGACGTCCCGGCACACCCGCAGTGGTTCGTCCTCGACGTGCGGCTGCGCAGCCCCGCGTCGCCCGACGCCGTCATCTCCGTCGTCCGGGAGGCCGCGCGCCGCTGCCCGGTCACGTCGCTGGTGCGAGCGGCCGTCCCCGTGCACCTGCTGATCACCCACAACGGCACCACCACGTACGACGACCGACCCGATGAGCTGAGCGAGGAGCACGAGGAGATGACGACCCGATGA
- a CDS encoding CaiB/BaiF CoA-transferase family protein, whose amino-acid sequence MTGPLAGLRVIELAQYISGPFAGKLLADLGADVLKVESPSGDPMRRWEGGDADTSPQFAAYNRNKSGLVLDLKTDAGRDELTRLVATADVLIENFRPGVTARLGVGYPELERVNPRLIVCSITGFGPDGPYAGRPAYDTVISALSGMYSQVVPAGTMRPLGPAFSDLLSGMSAAQAVLAALHARQRTGRGEHVEVSMLGSVVDFLTEPVSTYLRTGEVSQPDSRPRRAQAFACVGSDGGAFVVHLSVPEKFWTGLLDVLERPDLAHDPRFATRENRVRQYDALDAVLKEITAARPREHWLRRLTAADIPHAALNGVEDLLADPQVAHLALTEPVAEADGREVLQPRLSTVFHRSGAPGYRPAPPLAAGEAVAS is encoded by the coding sequence ATGACCGGCCCGCTGGCCGGCCTGCGCGTGATCGAGCTGGCCCAGTACATCTCCGGGCCGTTCGCCGGCAAGCTGCTGGCCGACCTCGGCGCGGACGTGCTGAAGGTGGAGTCGCCCAGCGGTGACCCGATGCGACGGTGGGAGGGCGGCGACGCCGACACCAGCCCGCAGTTCGCCGCGTACAACCGCAACAAGTCCGGCCTCGTGCTGGACCTCAAGACAGACGCCGGGCGGGACGAGCTGACCCGCCTGGTGGCGACGGCGGACGTCCTGATCGAGAACTTCCGGCCCGGCGTCACCGCCCGCCTCGGCGTCGGCTACCCCGAGCTGGAACGGGTCAACCCGCGGCTGATCGTCTGCTCGATCACCGGGTTCGGACCGGACGGCCCGTACGCCGGCCGCCCCGCGTACGACACCGTCATCTCCGCGCTCAGCGGTATGTACAGCCAGGTCGTGCCGGCCGGAACGATGCGCCCGCTCGGCCCGGCCTTCTCCGACCTGCTGTCCGGGATGTCCGCCGCGCAGGCCGTCCTCGCCGCCCTGCACGCCCGGCAGCGGACCGGGCGGGGCGAGCACGTGGAGGTGTCGATGCTCGGCTCCGTCGTCGACTTCCTCACCGAGCCGGTGTCGACGTACCTGCGCACCGGCGAGGTGTCCCAGCCGGACAGCCGGCCGCGGCGGGCCCAGGCGTTCGCCTGCGTCGGCTCCGACGGCGGCGCGTTCGTCGTGCACCTGTCGGTGCCGGAGAAGTTCTGGACCGGACTGCTGGACGTGCTGGAGCGGCCCGACCTCGCGCACGACCCGCGCTTCGCCACCCGCGAGAACCGGGTGCGGCAGTACGACGCGCTGGACGCGGTCCTCAAGGAGATCACCGCCGCCCGGCCGCGGGAGCACTGGCTGCGCCGGCTGACCGCCGCCGACATCCCGCACGCCGCGCTCAACGGCGTCGAGGACCTGCTGGCCGATCCGCAGGTCGCGCACCTCGCGCTGACCGAGCCAGTGGCCGAGGCGGACGGCCGCGAGGTGTTGCAGCCGCGGTTGTCCACCGTCTTCCACCGCAGCGGCGCGCCCGGCTACCGGCCGGCGCCGCCGCTGGCGGCCGGCGAGGCGGTGGCGTCGTGA
- a CDS encoding amidohydrolase family protein codes for MTVPRDLVAVDVHTHPQTEEFLAAMGPRRTQMAQHFRQQRPVVSFAEQADQYRSRRMMAVIVNSDSETTSGIRGAPNDLLGKAQADHPDVFLAFAGIDPWKGAAAVAEIRRCHSEYGIAGVGELNPSRQRFLPNDRRFFPIWETCAELGLVVMFHGGFPGAGAGTPGGGGHRLENARPIPYVDDVAAEFPDLRIISAHPAWPWHLDNIAMVWHKSNVYLDLSGWGPKYLPPEVVRYADSVISDRVLFGTDWPVLTAERWLAEFDELGWKDTSRRKILRDNALRLFGLSEGE; via the coding sequence GTGACGGTGCCCCGCGACCTCGTCGCCGTCGACGTCCACACCCATCCGCAGACCGAGGAGTTCCTCGCCGCGATGGGCCCGCGCCGGACCCAGATGGCGCAGCACTTCCGCCAGCAACGGCCGGTCGTCTCGTTCGCCGAGCAGGCCGACCAGTACCGGTCGCGACGGATGATGGCGGTGATCGTCAACTCCGATTCCGAGACCACGTCCGGCATCCGCGGCGCGCCGAACGACCTGCTCGGCAAGGCGCAGGCCGACCATCCCGACGTCTTCCTCGCCTTCGCCGGGATCGACCCGTGGAAGGGCGCGGCGGCCGTGGCCGAGATCCGCCGCTGCCACTCCGAGTACGGCATCGCCGGCGTGGGCGAGCTGAACCCCTCGCGGCAGCGGTTCCTCCCCAACGACCGGAGGTTCTTCCCGATCTGGGAGACCTGCGCCGAGCTGGGGCTGGTCGTGATGTTCCACGGCGGCTTCCCCGGCGCCGGCGCCGGGACGCCGGGCGGCGGCGGGCACCGCCTGGAGAACGCCCGTCCGATCCCGTACGTCGACGACGTCGCGGCCGAGTTCCCCGACCTGCGGATCATCTCCGCGCACCCGGCGTGGCCATGGCACCTGGACAACATCGCGATGGTCTGGCACAAGTCCAACGTGTACCTGGACCTGTCCGGCTGGGGGCCGAAGTACCTGCCGCCGGAGGTCGTGCGCTACGCCGACTCGGTGATCAGCGACCGCGTGCTGTTCGGCACCGACTGGCCGGTCCTGACGGCGGAGCGCTGGCTGGCCGAGTTCGACGAGCTGGGCTGGAAGGACACGTCGCGGCGGAAGATCCTGCGCGACAACGCGCTGCGGCTGTTCGGCCTGTCCGAGGGGGAGTGA
- a CDS encoding LysR family transcriptional regulator, whose product MELEDLTAYIAVVEHNGFRRAAEALYVSQPSLTRRIARLEQELGVLLLERSRHGVKVTTQGDALLSTARRVLATVEEARAVTSGAWSHTIVVACTPTAVSTYLTDFLADWIPRHRSTRVRLIEDTPIRTRQRLMDHECDAAIASPPMPREVDSLPITRVEVGALIPSGHRLNEPGPLRVTELDREPVLVTGEQFRTSKLLRSACQMAGVQPEVIFECSAGQTIAALVAAGVGIGVLSDAVDSRSSDLLTRPLCDADGRRLAFDLAINWVRGRTLHPMVHEFVHDLSAFTRQLRES is encoded by the coding sequence ATGGAGCTGGAGGACCTCACGGCGTACATCGCCGTCGTCGAGCACAACGGATTCCGGCGCGCGGCCGAGGCGCTGTACGTCTCGCAGCCGTCGCTGACCCGGCGCATCGCCCGGCTCGAACAGGAGCTGGGCGTGCTGCTCCTGGAGCGCAGCCGCCACGGCGTCAAGGTGACGACCCAGGGTGACGCGCTGCTGTCCACCGCCCGCCGGGTGCTCGCGACGGTCGAGGAGGCCCGCGCCGTCACCAGCGGCGCGTGGTCGCACACCATCGTCGTGGCCTGCACGCCGACCGCCGTCAGCACCTACCTCACCGACTTCCTGGCCGACTGGATCCCGCGGCACCGCTCGACCCGGGTCCGGCTGATCGAGGACACCCCGATCCGCACCCGGCAGCGGCTGATGGATCACGAGTGCGACGCCGCCATCGCGTCGCCGCCGATGCCGCGCGAGGTCGACAGCCTGCCGATCACCCGGGTCGAGGTCGGCGCGCTGATCCCGAGCGGGCACCGGCTGAACGAGCCCGGCCCGCTGCGCGTCACCGAGCTGGACCGCGAGCCGGTGCTCGTCACCGGCGAGCAGTTCCGCACCAGCAAGCTGCTGCGCTCGGCCTGTCAGATGGCCGGCGTCCAGCCCGAGGTGATCTTCGAGTGCAGCGCCGGCCAGACCATCGCGGCGCTCGTGGCCGCCGGCGTCGGCATCGGCGTCCTCAGCGACGCCGTCGACAGCCGCAGCAGTGACCTGCTCACCCGCCCGCTCTGCGACGCCGACGGCCGGCGGCTGGCCTTCGACCTCGCGATCAACTGGGTGCGCGGCCGGACCCTGCACCCGATGGTGCACGAGTTCGTCCACGACCTGTCCGCGTTCACGCGTCAGCTGCGGGAGTCATAG
- a CDS encoding endonuclease/exonuclease/phosphatase family protein: MTWNVWWQFGERWRERQIGIAATLAAHRPDIVGLQESWAGRESSQAEVLAAPLGLYSVFGGPSLPDPVEEPGHDGVDLGLAILSRWPIRHAWTHRMPSSRATAPVALVAAVEHPGGVLHVVCVCAEHHAHLAADHLAQTRELARLLDDLGGLGAALPVLLLGDLNAGPDTPELAALTGHDGIVDAWTQSGADGDGVTLSAALPIAPLGATKQLNRRIDYVLLRPSAGGPPPEVRHAAVVGEAVEGLHPSDHFAVVADLEL; encoded by the coding sequence ATGACGTGGAACGTCTGGTGGCAGTTCGGCGAGCGGTGGCGGGAGCGGCAGATCGGCATCGCCGCGACCCTGGCCGCGCACCGTCCGGACATCGTCGGCCTGCAGGAGTCGTGGGCCGGCCGGGAATCGTCGCAGGCCGAGGTGCTGGCGGCGCCGCTGGGCCTGTACTCGGTGTTCGGCGGGCCGTCGCTGCCCGACCCCGTCGAGGAGCCCGGCCACGACGGCGTCGACCTCGGGCTGGCGATCCTCAGCCGCTGGCCGATCCGGCACGCGTGGACGCACCGCATGCCGTCCAGCCGCGCGACGGCCCCGGTCGCGCTGGTCGCCGCCGTGGAGCATCCCGGAGGTGTCCTGCACGTCGTCTGCGTGTGCGCCGAGCACCACGCGCACCTCGCCGCCGACCACCTGGCGCAGACGCGGGAGCTGGCCCGGCTGCTCGACGACCTCGGCGGGCTCGGCGCCGCGCTGCCGGTGCTGCTGCTCGGCGATCTCAACGCCGGACCCGACACCCCGGAGCTCGCGGCGCTCACCGGCCACGACGGGATCGTCGACGCGTGGACACAGAGCGGTGCGGACGGCGACGGCGTCACGCTGAGCGCCGCGCTGCCCATCGCCCCGCTGGGCGCGACGAAGCAGCTGAACCGGCGCATCGACTACGTGCTGTTGCGCCCGTCCGCCGGCGGACCGCCGCCGGAGGTCCGGCACGCCGCCGTCGTCGGCGAGGCGGTCGAGGGCCTGCACCCGTCCGACCACTTCGCCGTCGTCGCCGACCTCGAGCTATGA
- a CDS encoding helix-turn-helix domain-containing protein encodes MTRPQPRPLGSLGVSELDERVYRALLVRPGGSLADLAELTPRRAELTASLRRLQDLGFVRPVGARPRRYAPVTPETAIESLVHQRQQELLGALAMTAELSAEYRIGRHDDPGALVEILTGATAVAQRFEELQSSCTSELLLFDRPPYAAPPDNPQQQSVLARNVTSRTVYAPESLLREDATAYVRALGDAGEDARVLPGLPLKLAVFDRRVALIPLTLDSDIPQSAVIRRSTLLDAMVMLFEFFWERALPLTAAAPASPAGPDLSADDRRLLSLLVSGAKDEAIARDLEVGVRTVRRRMQRLLQLLDAETRFQAGMQAARRGWV; translated from the coding sequence GTGACTCGACCCCAACCCCGGCCACTCGGCTCTCTCGGCGTCTCCGAGCTGGACGAACGCGTCTACCGCGCGCTGCTGGTGCGGCCCGGCGGCTCGCTGGCCGACCTCGCGGAGCTGACGCCCCGGCGGGCCGAGCTGACGGCGTCGCTGCGCCGCCTGCAGGACCTCGGCTTCGTCCGGCCCGTCGGCGCCCGGCCGCGCCGCTACGCGCCGGTGACGCCCGAGACCGCCATCGAGAGCCTGGTCCACCAGCGCCAGCAGGAGCTCCTCGGTGCGCTGGCGATGACCGCCGAGCTCAGCGCCGAGTACCGCATCGGCCGCCACGACGACCCCGGCGCGCTGGTCGAGATCCTCACCGGCGCCACCGCGGTGGCGCAGCGGTTCGAGGAGTTGCAGAGCTCGTGCACCAGTGAGCTGTTGCTGTTCGACCGCCCGCCGTACGCCGCGCCGCCGGACAACCCGCAGCAGCAGTCGGTGCTGGCCCGCAACGTCACCTCGCGGACGGTGTACGCGCCCGAGTCGCTGCTGCGCGAGGACGCGACGGCGTACGTGCGGGCGCTCGGCGACGCCGGCGAGGACGCGCGGGTGCTGCCCGGCCTGCCGCTGAAGCTCGCCGTCTTCGACCGGCGGGTGGCGCTGATCCCGCTGACGCTGGACTCCGACATCCCGCAGAGCGCCGTCATCCGCCGGTCCACGCTGCTGGACGCCATGGTCATGCTGTTCGAGTTCTTCTGGGAGCGGGCGCTGCCGCTGACCGCCGCCGCCCCGGCCTCCCCAGCCGGCCCGGACCTCTCCGCCGACGACCGGCGGCTGCTGTCGTTGCTGGTCAGCGGCGCGAAGGACGAAGCCATCGCGCGCGACCTCGAGGTCGGCGTCCGCACCGTGCGACGGCGGATGCAGCGGCTGCTGCAGCTGCTCGACGCCGAGACCCGGTTCCAGGCCGGCATGCAGGCAGCCCGGCGCGGCTGGGTCTGA